A genomic segment from Streptomyces sp. NBC_00459 encodes:
- a CDS encoding pep a2 yields MKSAESCYYHLDVEVCPERVGQVGRILAAHLRLWDLEHLVGSVCQGTEALLRAIDEHATDKQTVIEMWWNGQHLITAIAEHDRDLRLDRELGNCLAWIAAVSDGWGCCATGTGAKVIWFSRRARACEGAPLIPGPPGPTLREVRQLPCGGPAFAGPENRASGVLVNT; encoded by the coding sequence ATGAAGAGCGCAGAGTCCTGTTACTACCACCTCGACGTGGAGGTCTGTCCCGAGCGGGTCGGGCAGGTGGGCCGCATTCTGGCCGCCCATCTCCGGCTCTGGGACCTGGAGCATCTTGTCGGGTCCGTCTGCCAGGGCACCGAAGCGCTGTTGCGTGCCATCGACGAGCACGCCACCGACAAGCAGACGGTGATCGAGATGTGGTGGAACGGTCAGCACCTCATCACGGCCATCGCCGAGCACGACCGTGACCTGCGCCTCGACCGGGAACTCGGCAACTGCCTGGCGTGGATCGCCGCGGTGAGCGACGGCTGGGGCTGCTGCGCCACCGGCACGGGTGCCAAGGTCATCTGGTTCTCGCGTCGGGCCCGCGCCTGCGAAGGCGCCCCGCTGATCCCGGGCCCGCCCGGACCGACCCTGCGGGAGGTGCGTCAACTGCCCTGCGGGGGACCGGCCTTCGCCGGTCCGGAGAACAGGGCGTCGGGTGTTCTCGTGAACACGTAG
- a CDS encoding VOC family protein produces the protein MNHPRHPGGATDVVSSTHSVFGAPCWVSLTSRDTRATEAFYSAVLGWRWRSARLGDRFRVALVDGTPVAGIAAVASVWQMVVAWTPYFAVPSADDAVARVRERGGTAAVGPLSFPPGRAALLADRDGAIFGIWEGELLAGWEAWRRAAPTFVRLHTRDAFDAAIFYGEILEWASGRPGSCQVHYEGDEVVLRSRGDVVARIVSGALEAAPDPTIRPHWQVHFAVEDVAACVKSAQDNGGSILRYDSGSVPHEAVLRDPDGAQFTVTSRLPR, from the coding sequence ATGAACCACCCGAGACATCCCGGCGGCGCGACGGACGTCGTCTCCTCGACCCATTCGGTGTTCGGCGCCCCCTGCTGGGTGAGCCTCACCAGCCGCGACACACGGGCCACCGAGGCGTTCTACAGCGCCGTCCTGGGCTGGAGATGGCGTTCGGCCCGCCTGGGCGACCGCTTCCGGGTCGCGCTGGTGGACGGCACGCCGGTCGCGGGGATCGCCGCGGTGGCCTCCGTGTGGCAGATGGTGGTCGCCTGGACCCCGTACTTCGCCGTGCCGAGCGCCGACGATGCGGTGGCGCGGGTTCGCGAGCGCGGGGGTACGGCGGCGGTCGGGCCGCTCTCCTTCCCGCCCGGCCGGGCGGCCCTGCTGGCCGACCGCGACGGGGCGATCTTCGGGATCTGGGAGGGTGAGCTGCTCGCCGGCTGGGAGGCCTGGCGCCGGGCGGCGCCGACCTTCGTGCGGCTGCACACCCGCGACGCCTTCGACGCGGCCATCTTCTACGGCGAGATCCTGGAGTGGGCCTCGGGCCGGCCCGGTAGCTGTCAGGTCCACTACGAGGGCGACGAGGTCGTACTGCGCAGCCGGGGCGACGTCGTGGCCCGCATCGTCTCGGGTGCCCTGGAGGCGGCTCCCGACCCCACCATCCGGCCGCACTGGCAGGTCCACTTCGCGGTCGAGGACGTGGCGGCCTGCGTCAAGTCCGCGCAGGACAACGGCGGCAGCATCCTGCGGTACGACTCCGGTTCCGTGCCGCACGAGGCGGTGCTGCGCGATCCGGACGGGGCGCAGTTCACGGTGACGTCGCGCCTCCCTCGCTGA
- a CDS encoding SigB/SigF/SigG family RNA polymerase sigma factor, with translation MLVATRTKQHPHDDAPDTAADFERLARLPEGPDREALRDDLVRAWLPMSERIAVRFRGRGEALEDLYQVAAVGLVKAVDHYDPERGAAFEAYAVPTITGEIKRHFRDHLWALHVPRRVQDLRNRVRTASKELSATVSGRPPTVAEIAARTQLSESEVRTGMEALECFSVLSLEAELPRTDGYALTDSVGGTDPGFDLIVDRTAVGPCLRALPERERTILYLRFFRGMTQSRIASQLGISQMHVSRLLSTCCARIREELDEESSTEPSADRSGRSRTRRGELAGAC, from the coding sequence ATGCTTGTCGCCACCAGAACGAAGCAACATCCGCACGACGACGCCCCCGACACGGCCGCCGACTTCGAACGGCTCGCCCGACTGCCCGAGGGACCGGATCGCGAAGCCCTCCGGGACGACCTGGTACGGGCCTGGTTGCCCATGTCGGAGCGGATCGCGGTCCGCTTCAGGGGACGCGGGGAGGCCCTGGAGGACCTCTACCAGGTCGCGGCCGTCGGACTCGTCAAGGCTGTCGACCACTACGACCCGGAGCGCGGCGCCGCCTTCGAGGCGTACGCCGTGCCCACCATCACCGGCGAGATCAAACGCCACTTCCGCGACCATCTGTGGGCGCTGCATGTGCCGCGCCGGGTGCAGGACCTGCGCAACCGGGTTCGCACCGCCTCCAAGGAACTGTCCGCCACCGTCTCGGGACGTCCACCGACCGTCGCCGAGATCGCCGCCCGCACGCAACTGAGCGAGAGCGAGGTGCGGACCGGCATGGAGGCCCTGGAGTGCTTCTCCGTGCTGTCGCTGGAGGCGGAGCTGCCGCGTACCGACGGATACGCGCTCACGGACTCCGTCGGCGGAACCGACCCCGGCTTCGACCTGATCGTCGACCGTACGGCCGTCGGTCCCTGCCTGCGTGCTCTGCCCGAACGTGAGCGGACCATCCTCTACCTGCGGTTCTTCCGCGGGATGACGCAGAGCCGGATCGCGTCGCAACTCGGCATCTCACAGATGCACGTCTCCCGGCTGCTCAGCACCTGCTGCGCGCGCATACGTGAGGAGCTCGACGAGGAATCGTCCACCGAGCCGTCCGCCGACCGCTCCGGGAGGAGCCGGACACGGCGGGGGGAGCTCGCCGGCGCCTGCTGA
- a CDS encoding MarR family winged helix-turn-helix transcriptional regulator, with product MEPVTFADELADALLGVQRLIRRRLRGGTSAPRLRGAEVELLRLVVSRPGIGISDAAKELYLAGNSVSTLVNQLVVAGYLIRGTDPADRRAARLLPTPAAEARLREWRERRTALVRRQMSRLDDADRDALRAALPALRKLARNLREEREEREEREESEET from the coding sequence GTGGAACCAGTGACCTTCGCGGACGAACTGGCCGACGCGCTCCTCGGGGTGCAGCGGCTGATCCGGCGCCGACTGCGCGGCGGGACGAGCGCGCCCCGGCTGCGGGGCGCCGAGGTAGAGCTGCTGCGCCTGGTCGTCAGCCGCCCCGGTATCGGTATCTCCGACGCGGCCAAGGAGCTGTACCTGGCGGGCAACTCCGTGTCGACGCTCGTGAACCAGCTGGTCGTAGCCGGTTACCTGATTCGCGGCACGGACCCGGCCGACCGGCGGGCCGCCCGGCTGCTGCCCACCCCGGCGGCCGAGGCCCGCCTCAGGGAGTGGCGGGAACGGCGCACCGCTCTCGTACGCCGGCAGATGTCCCGCCTCGACGACGCCGACCGGGACGCCCTGCGGGCCGCGCTTCCGGCCCTGCGGAAACTGGCCCGGAACCTGCGCGAGGAACGCGAGGAACGCGAGGAACGCGAGGAATCGGAGGAGACGTGA
- a CDS encoding ATP-binding cassette domain-containing protein: MTSEKITDSLEAVSCTGLVYAFGGTRAVDGLDLIVREGEVFGLLGPNGAGKTTAIRCVTTLLPVPAGMVRVFGHDAAGDRMAVRRLLGYVPQQLSADSGLTGRENVVLFARVFDVPRRERAERVGQALAAVGLTDAADRLAKTYSGGMVRRLELAQALVSAPRLLILDEPTIGLDPIARTGVWEHIDAVRAATGMTVLVTTHYMDEADQYCDRIALMHHGRIRALGTPDELRAGLGERRRAEGVSAAPPPTLEDVFRDVAGSGLDDRSGDFRDVRSTRRTASRVG, from the coding sequence GTGACGTCCGAAAAGATCACCGACAGCCTCGAAGCCGTCAGCTGTACCGGTCTCGTGTACGCCTTCGGCGGGACCAGAGCCGTCGACGGACTCGATCTCATCGTCCGGGAAGGGGAGGTGTTCGGGCTCCTCGGGCCGAACGGCGCGGGCAAGACCACGGCGATCCGCTGCGTCACCACACTTCTGCCGGTGCCCGCCGGGATGGTCCGCGTCTTCGGTCACGACGCCGCCGGGGACCGGATGGCGGTGCGCCGACTCCTCGGATACGTGCCGCAGCAACTGTCCGCCGACTCCGGGCTCACCGGACGCGAGAACGTCGTTCTGTTCGCCAGGGTCTTCGACGTCCCGCGCCGCGAGCGTGCCGAACGCGTCGGCCAGGCCCTGGCGGCGGTCGGCCTCACCGACGCGGCCGACCGGCTCGCGAAGACGTACTCCGGTGGCATGGTGCGTCGGCTCGAACTCGCTCAGGCGCTGGTCAGCGCGCCCCGGCTGCTCATCCTCGACGAACCCACCATCGGGCTGGACCCCATTGCCAGGACCGGCGTGTGGGAGCACATCGACGCCGTGCGCGCCGCCACCGGTATGACGGTCCTGGTCACCACGCACTACATGGACGAGGCCGACCAGTACTGCGACCGGATCGCCCTCATGCACCACGGCCGTATCCGCGCCCTCGGTACCCCCGACGAACTCCGGGCGGGTCTCGGCGAACGCCGCCGGGCCGAGGGCGTGTCCGCCGCCCCGCCGCCCACGCTGGAGGACGTCTTCCGGGATGTCGCCGGCAGCGGCCTCGACGACCGGTCAGGAGACTTCCGCGATGTCCGAAGCACCCGCCGCACCGCTTCCCGCGTCGGCTGA
- a CDS encoding ABC transporter permease, with the protein MSEAPAAPLPASADPAAPNLLLVPPKPRTGWRLLPARVGAMCAVELQKLRHDRTELYTRAVQPALWLLIFGETFTRIRAIPTGGIPYLDYLAPGIIAQSAMFIAIFYGIMIIWERDAGILTKLLVTPTPRAALVTGKAFAAGVKALIQAVVVIVIAALLGVALTWNPLRLLGVAAAVVLGSAFFSCLSMTIAGIVLTRDRLMGIGQAITMPLFFGSNALYPVSVMPGWLQTVSRINPLSYQVNALRGLLLGTPANLAVDFGVLLLAAVLGVVAASSLLGRLAR; encoded by the coding sequence ATGTCCGAAGCACCCGCCGCACCGCTTCCCGCGTCGGCTGACCCCGCCGCCCCGAACCTCCTGCTCGTGCCGCCCAAGCCCAGAACGGGCTGGCGGCTGCTGCCCGCCAGGGTCGGCGCGATGTGCGCCGTCGAGCTGCAGAAACTCCGCCACGACCGCACCGAGCTGTACACCAGGGCCGTCCAGCCGGCCCTCTGGCTGCTCATCTTCGGCGAGACCTTCACCCGGATCAGAGCGATACCCACCGGCGGCATCCCGTACCTCGACTATCTGGCGCCCGGGATCATCGCCCAGTCCGCGATGTTCATCGCCATCTTCTACGGCATCATGATCATCTGGGAGCGGGACGCCGGAATCCTCACCAAGCTCCTCGTCACCCCGACCCCGCGCGCGGCCCTCGTCACCGGCAAGGCCTTCGCGGCCGGTGTGAAGGCGCTGATCCAGGCCGTCGTCGTGATCGTCATCGCCGCTCTGCTCGGTGTGGCCCTGACCTGGAACCCGCTCAGGCTGCTCGGAGTCGCGGCGGCCGTCGTCCTCGGCTCCGCCTTCTTCTCCTGTCTGTCGATGACGATCGCCGGGATCGTGCTCACCCGCGACCGGCTGATGGGCATCGGTCAGGCCATCACCATGCCCCTCTTCTTCGGCTCCAACGCCCTCTACCCGGTCAGTGTGATGCCGGGCTGGCTCCAGACCGTCAGCAGGATCAACCCCCTGAGCTACCAGGTGAACGCCCTGCGCGGTCTCCTCCTCGGCACCCCCGCCAACCTCGCCGTGGACTTCGGGGTCCTGCTGCTCGCCGCCGTCCTCGGCGTCGTGGCGGCCTCCTCGCTCCTCGGCCGACTGGCCCGCTGA
- the hemC gene encoding hydroxymethylbilane synthase, with the protein MSVPELIRIVSRDSPMALAQVERVRAELAVVHPQVRTEVVPVKTTGDKWMGDLSKVEGKGAFTKEVDAALLAGEADLAVHCVKDVPADRPLPAGTMFAAFLKRDDIRDALIHPGGRTLDELPDGTRIGTSSVRRIAQLAASHPHLECVPFRGNANRRLEKLAAGEADALLLAVSGLERIGRMDVVSEILSPETMMPPIGAGILALQCREGDTELIDAVSGLGDPDTHREATAERMFLHVLQGHCNSPIAGYAKVDRSGELSLRACVFTPDGKVQLNAHEWAGRLDPATLGTSVAVALLRQGARELIDNIAH; encoded by the coding sequence ATGTCCGTCCCTGAACTGATCCGTATCGTCTCCCGCGACTCGCCCATGGCACTGGCCCAGGTGGAACGGGTGCGTGCCGAACTGGCCGTCGTACATCCGCAGGTCCGCACCGAGGTCGTCCCCGTGAAGACGACCGGCGACAAGTGGATGGGCGATCTGTCCAAGGTCGAGGGCAAGGGGGCGTTCACCAAGGAGGTCGACGCCGCGCTGCTGGCCGGTGAGGCCGATCTGGCGGTGCACTGCGTCAAGGACGTGCCCGCCGACCGGCCGCTCCCCGCAGGCACGATGTTCGCCGCGTTCCTCAAGCGGGACGACATCCGCGACGCCCTGATCCACCCAGGTGGCCGCACCCTCGACGAATTGCCGGACGGCACCCGGATCGGTACGTCCTCGGTGCGCCGGATCGCCCAGCTGGCCGCGTCCCACCCGCACCTTGAGTGCGTGCCGTTCCGCGGCAACGCCAACCGGCGACTGGAGAAGCTCGCGGCCGGGGAGGCGGACGCGCTGCTCCTCGCCGTCTCCGGCCTGGAGCGCATCGGCCGGATGGACGTGGTCAGCGAGATCCTCTCCCCCGAGACGATGATGCCGCCGATCGGCGCGGGCATCCTCGCCCTCCAGTGCCGTGAGGGCGACACCGAGCTGATCGACGCGGTCAGCGGCCTCGGCGACCCGGACACGCATCGGGAGGCGACGGCCGAACGCATGTTCCTGCACGTTCTCCAGGGGCACTGCAACAGCCCGATCGCCGGGTACGCGAAGGTGGACCGCAGCGGTGAACTCTCGTTGCGCGCCTGCGTGTTCACCCCGGACGGCAAGGTGCAGCTCAACGCCCACGAGTGGGCGGGCCGCCTCGACCCGGCCACGCTCGGCACGTCCGTGGCGGTGGCGCTGCTGCGGCAGGGCGCGCGCGAGCTGATCGACAACATCGCGCACTGA
- a CDS encoding zinc-dependent alcohol dehydrogenase — protein MRSVHTAKDKVEVVDVERPVPGPKDALMRVRACGICGTDTFFLHLGGMPSADGTMRAIPLGHEPAGEIIELGAEVRDLKVGDRVVVNPQGVSSGIIGCGGAHGAMSQYLLLDDCEVGKTVAVFPDTVPFDVASLNEPMAVARHCVNRSEATPEDTVVVFGAGPIGLGATIWLKLRGVKHVVVADVIPERLETALAIGADAVINSRTENVTERLTELHGQAANSLGQPRPGTDIYIDAAGVPAVFNTTVDSAKWGAKLVMVAVQKKSDQIDLGGMLRSELTLIASQGYPTEIFEVTPELVEHHETFAKLISHRIPFADVGSAFDLALTPGAAEKVVVTFDEQDNGQD, from the coding sequence ATGAGGTCCGTGCACACCGCGAAGGACAAGGTCGAGGTCGTCGACGTCGAGCGCCCCGTCCCCGGCCCCAAGGACGCCCTCATGCGTGTGCGTGCCTGCGGCATCTGCGGCACCGACACCTTCTTCCTCCACCTCGGCGGCATGCCCAGCGCCGACGGCACCATGCGGGCCATCCCGCTGGGACACGAGCCCGCCGGTGAGATCATCGAACTCGGCGCTGAAGTAAGGGACTTGAAGGTCGGCGACCGTGTCGTCGTCAACCCGCAGGGCGTGTCGTCCGGCATCATCGGCTGCGGCGGCGCACACGGAGCGATGAGCCAGTACCTGCTCCTGGACGACTGCGAGGTCGGAAAGACGGTCGCCGTCTTCCCCGACACCGTCCCCTTCGACGTCGCCTCACTGAACGAACCGATGGCGGTGGCCCGGCACTGCGTCAACCGCTCCGAAGCCACACCCGAGGACACCGTCGTCGTCTTCGGTGCCGGCCCCATCGGCCTCGGCGCCACCATCTGGCTCAAACTCCGCGGCGTCAAGCACGTCGTCGTCGCCGACGTCATCCCCGAGCGCCTCGAGACCGCCCTCGCCATCGGCGCCGACGCCGTCATCAATTCCCGCACGGAGAACGTGACGGAGCGGTTGACGGAACTCCACGGCCAAGCCGCCAACTCCCTCGGCCAGCCCCGCCCCGGCACGGACATCTACATCGACGCCGCCGGCGTCCCCGCCGTCTTCAACACCACCGTCGACTCCGCCAAGTGGGGCGCCAAGCTCGTCATGGTCGCCGTACAGAAGAAGTCCGACCAGATCGACCTCGGCGGCATGCTGCGCAGCGAGCTCACCCTGATCGCCTCCCAGGGCTACCCCACCGAGATCTTCGAGGTCACCCCCGAACTCGTCGAACACCACGAAACCTTCGCCAAGCTCATCAGCCACCGCATCCCCTTCGCCGACGTCGGCAGCGCCTTCGATCTCGCCCTCACCCCCGGAGCCGCCGAGAAGGTCGTCGTCACGTTCGACGAACAGGACAACGGGCAGGACTGA
- a CDS encoding SGNH/GDSL hydrolase family protein has product MRTFVRVGLAGAVACGVLVTAIAVGRDDDGSAAPQGPYVALGDSYTSGPGIPTQATTPAGCDRSDRNYPSLVARQLALDTADFRDMSCSGAKIADLSSAQTTDNGVNPAQLSALTARTGLVTIGVGGNDIGFAATIQECVKKGVVYRLTGSDRFTGNDAPCHGEYVSDGADKVSRRIDTAGDRLTAALAEVKRRAPRAEVYVVGYPAILPSTGKRCDDDMTLAPGDMRFLDAKERQLNSTLRKRAEAAGAVYVDTYGPSVGRDACAARDSRWIEPLIPAADAAPVHPNERGERGMADAVLRAVKASG; this is encoded by the coding sequence ATGAGGACCTTCGTACGAGTCGGACTGGCCGGGGCGGTCGCGTGCGGCGTGCTGGTCACGGCGATCGCCGTCGGACGCGACGACGACGGTTCGGCGGCGCCACAGGGCCCGTACGTGGCGCTGGGCGACTCCTACACCTCGGGCCCGGGGATTCCCACCCAGGCCACCACGCCCGCGGGCTGTGACCGTTCCGACCGGAACTATCCCTCCCTGGTCGCGCGGCAACTGGCCCTGGACACTGCCGACTTCCGCGACATGAGTTGCAGTGGAGCGAAGATCGCCGACCTCTCCTCGGCCCAGACCACGGACAACGGCGTCAACCCGGCCCAGCTGTCCGCGCTCACCGCGAGGACCGGGCTGGTCACGATCGGGGTGGGCGGCAACGACATCGGTTTCGCCGCCACGATCCAGGAGTGCGTCAAGAAGGGCGTCGTCTACCGGCTGACCGGCAGCGACAGGTTCACCGGGAACGACGCCCCCTGTCACGGGGAGTACGTCTCCGACGGCGCCGACAAGGTGTCGCGGCGGATCGACACGGCGGGCGATCGGCTGACCGCCGCGCTCGCCGAGGTGAAGCGCCGGGCGCCGCGGGCCGAGGTGTACGTCGTCGGCTATCCGGCGATCCTGCCGTCCACGGGCAAGCGCTGCGACGACGACATGACCCTCGCTCCCGGGGACATGCGGTTCCTCGACGCCAAGGAGCGGCAGCTCAACAGCACGCTGCGGAAGCGGGCCGAGGCCGCCGGGGCGGTGTACGTCGACACCTACGGGCCGTCCGTCGGCCGTGACGCCTGCGCGGCTCGGGACAGCCGCTGGATCGAGCCCTTGATACCGGCGGCGGACGCGGCCCCGGTTCACCCCAACGAGCGAGGTGAGCGCGGTATGGCCGACGCCGTGCTGCGCGCCGTGAAGGCTTCGGGATGA
- a CDS encoding MarR family winged helix-turn-helix transcriptional regulator, with amino-acid sequence MLTPPSAEVLASAATDVAEIDRNLNRIAHLAYHARQHGLLRKLAGVPLERSAVVLLRQIADSEPLRPGELANLLAVEASHITRQVQQLQKAGYVTRVPDPDDRRAQRIQLTAAGEDAVVRIREVSCRSMRRALEGWSPDELRRLTAFVDRMVDDVLSAIDASDGREAAVPQHTP; translated from the coding sequence ATGCTCACACCACCGTCAGCGGAAGTCCTCGCTTCGGCGGCGACAGACGTGGCCGAGATCGACCGGAATCTCAATCGCATCGCTCACCTGGCCTACCACGCCAGGCAGCACGGGCTGCTGAGAAAGCTGGCAGGCGTCCCGCTGGAGCGCTCCGCCGTGGTGCTCCTGCGGCAGATCGCCGACTCCGAACCCCTGCGCCCGGGAGAGCTGGCGAACCTGCTGGCGGTGGAGGCCTCGCACATCACCCGCCAGGTTCAGCAGCTCCAGAAGGCCGGTTACGTCACGCGCGTACCCGACCCCGACGACCGCCGCGCGCAGCGCATCCAGCTAACCGCGGCGGGTGAGGACGCGGTCGTCCGCATCCGGGAGGTCAGTTGCCGCAGCATGCGGAGGGCCCTGGAGGGCTGGTCGCCCGATGAACTCCGGCGCCTGACCGCCTTCGTGGACCGGATGGTCGACGACGTGCTGTCGGCCATCGACGCGAGCGACGGCCGTGAGGCCGCCGTGCCCCAGCACACCCCCTGA
- a CDS encoding response regulator transcription factor, protein MNGLPQADICEKPALVQDRGQHVLIIAGDPVTVELLATALELAGYLVGTAGSGAEALTRLGGFRFDLVVLDLALPDLDVLARRHRVTGERPAVLFLAAPDSLGALLSAMGPVGRDYVTTPFRVAEVLVRVQVLLRGWSPAGQPRALSYGDLALDDATCEAYRGPRPLDLTPAEYRLLRHLLVNSGKVLSKEQIARHVWGEYRGGNAIEQLVSRLRRKVNQEAPVLIHTRRGFGYWLGAATS, encoded by the coding sequence ATGAACGGTCTTCCCCAAGCGGACATCTGCGAGAAACCGGCGCTGGTCCAGGATCGCGGGCAGCATGTCCTGATCATCGCCGGCGATCCCGTGACCGTCGAACTGCTGGCGACGGCGCTGGAGTTGGCGGGCTATCTGGTCGGCACCGCAGGCTCCGGGGCCGAGGCGCTGACCCGGCTCGGGGGCTTCCGGTTCGACCTGGTGGTGCTCGACCTGGCCCTGCCGGACCTGGACGTGCTGGCGCGGCGGCATCGCGTCACCGGTGAACGCCCGGCGGTTCTCTTCCTGGCCGCCCCCGACTCCCTCGGCGCACTGCTGTCGGCGATGGGCCCGGTCGGCCGGGACTACGTGACCACGCCCTTCCGTGTCGCCGAAGTCCTGGTCCGCGTACAGGTGTTGCTGCGCGGCTGGAGCCCCGCAGGGCAGCCGAGGGCGCTGTCGTACGGAGATCTGGCCCTGGACGACGCCACCTGCGAGGCGTACCGCGGGCCGCGTCCGCTCGATCTGACTCCGGCGGAGTACCGGCTGCTGCGCCACCTCCTGGTCAACTCCGGGAAGGTGCTGTCGAAGGAACAGATCGCCCGGCACGTGTGGGGTGAGTACCGGGGCGGCAACGCGATCGAGCAGCTCGTCTCGCGGCTGCGCCGCAAGGTGAACCAGGAGGCGCCGGTGCTGATCCACACCCGTCGGGGGTTCGGCTACTGGCTCGGTGCCGCCACTTCGTGA
- a CDS encoding MarR family winged helix-turn-helix transcriptional regulator has translation MSTPPPKTAPAPKDVAEIERALTRISYLLSRARQHDRLMAIAGVPLDRAATALLRQIADSEPMRPGELANRLAVEASHVTRQVQQLQKAGYVTRVPDPDDRRAQRIELTATGKEAVERVREASRRGMQMALGGWSAEELQQLAGLFHRMVDDFLAYSLDDDGEAGVVEPLPSV, from the coding sequence ATGTCCACACCGCCACCCAAGACCGCTCCCGCCCCGAAGGATGTGGCAGAGATCGAGCGAGCTCTCACCCGCATCTCGTATCTGCTCAGCCGTGCCCGGCAGCACGACCGTCTGATGGCCATCGCCGGAGTCCCGCTCGACCGGGCCGCCACCGCGCTCCTTCGGCAGATCGCCGACTCCGAACCGATGCGCCCCGGCGAACTCGCCAACCGGCTCGCGGTCGAGGCCTCCCATGTCACCCGTCAGGTGCAGCAGCTCCAGAAGGCCGGATACGTCACCCGGGTTCCCGACCCCGACGACCGCCGCGCGCAGCGCATTGAGCTGACGGCGACGGGTAAGGAGGCCGTCGAGCGCGTCAGAGAGGCGAGCCGCCGCGGTATGCAGATGGCCCTCGGAGGCTGGTCCGCCGAGGAACTTCAGCAGCTCGCCGGCCTGTTCCACCGGATGGTCGACGATTTCCTCGCCTACTCCCTCGACGATGACGGCGAGGCGGGCGTCGTCGAACCCCTCCCCAGCGTCTGA